One genomic segment of Thalassospiraceae bacterium LMO-SO8 includes these proteins:
- the rplA gene encoding 50S ribosomal protein L1: MARKFGKRLRAVAEGINRDEALDLEAAVKMVKANATAKFDETIELAINLGVDPRHADQMVRGMVALPHGTGKSVRVAVFAKDAKAEEARKAGADVVGAEDLMEAVQNGQMDFERVIATPDMMAIVGRLGKVLGPRGLMPNPKLGTVTPDVAGAVKAAKAGQIEFRVEKAGIIHAGVGKASFSEDQIRENIAAFVNAINRAKPSGAKGTYMQRVSLSSTMGPGVKINVASFAL; the protein is encoded by the coding sequence ATGGCACGTAAATTCGGAAAGCGCCTGCGCGCTGTTGCTGAAGGCATCAACCGGGACGAAGCGCTCGACCTGGAAGCGGCCGTGAAGATGGTCAAGGCAAACGCCACGGCCAAATTCGACGAAACCATCGAGCTGGCCATCAACCTGGGCGTCGATCCGCGCCACGCCGACCAGATGGTCCGCGGCATGGTGGCATTGCCGCACGGCACGGGCAAGAGCGTGCGCGTCGCCGTGTTCGCCAAGGACGCCAAGGCCGAGGAAGCCCGCAAGGCGGGTGCCGACGTGGTCGGCGCCGAGGACCTGATGGAAGCCGTTCAGAACGGCCAGATGGATTTCGAACGCGTCATCGCGACCCCGGACATGATGGCCATCGTCGGCCGTCTGGGTAAGGTTTTGGGGCCGCGCGGCCTGATGCCGAACCCCAAGCTGGGCACGGTGACCCCGGACGTCGCCGGCGCCGTCAAGGCGGCGAAGGCCGGTCAGATTGAATTCCGTGTCGAAAAGGCGGGCATCATCCATGCCGGCGTCGGCAAGGCGAGCTTCTCGGAAGATCAGATCCGCGAGAACATCGCCGCCTTCGTCAACGCCATCAACCGGGCCAAGCCGTCGGGAGCCAAGGGCACGTACATGCAGCGTGTCAGCCTGTCCTCGACCATGGGCCCGGGCGTGAAGATCAACGTGGCCAGCTTCGCCCTCTAG
- the rplK gene encoding 50S ribosomal protein L11, which produces MAKKIAGLIKLQIPAGQANPSPPVGPALGQAGLNIMEFCKAFNAQTQNLEPGMPIPVVITAYGDRTFSFVTKTPPASFLLMKAAKLQKGVNKPGHESKGKVTMAQLREIAAVKMADLNTTDVEAACRMLAGSARSMGMEVVE; this is translated from the coding sequence ATGGCGAAGAAGATCGCGGGGCTGATCAAGCTCCAAATTCCGGCGGGGCAAGCCAACCCGTCGCCGCCCGTCGGGCCGGCGCTGGGCCAGGCCGGTCTCAACATCATGGAATTCTGCAAGGCGTTCAATGCGCAGACGCAGAACCTGGAACCGGGCATGCCGATTCCGGTGGTCATCACGGCCTACGGCGACCGCACGTTTTCGTTCGTCACGAAGACGCCGCCGGCCAGCTTCCTTTTGATGAAGGCGGCCAAGCTGCAAAAGGGCGTCAACAAGCCGGGCCACGAAAGCAAGGGCAAGGTGACCATGGCGCAGCTGCGCGAAATCGCCGCCGTGAAGATGGCCGACCTTAACACCACGGACGTGGAAGCCGCCTGCCGCATGCTGGCCGGCTCGGCCCGCTCCATGGGCATGGAAGTGGTGGAGTAG
- the nusG gene encoding transcription termination/antitermination protein NusG: MALRWYVVHVYSGFEKKVAQSIEEQARQAGMEELIPQVLVPTEAVVEMRRGAKINAERKFFPGYILVEMDLTDETWHLVKNTPKVTDFLGGKGRPVPISEAEAQRILYQVKEGVDRPKPSVTFEVGEQVRVCDGPFNSFNGMVEEVDEERSRVKVAVSIFGRATPVELEYSQVEKV; the protein is encoded by the coding sequence ATGGCGCTGCGCTGGTACGTCGTTCACGTTTATTCGGGCTTCGAAAAGAAGGTCGCCCAGTCGATCGAGGAGCAGGCCCGTCAGGCCGGGATGGAGGAGCTTATCCCCCAGGTCCTGGTGCCGACGGAAGCCGTCGTCGAAATGCGCCGGGGGGCGAAGATCAACGCCGAACGCAAGTTCTTCCCGGGCTATATCCTGGTCGAAATGGACCTGACGGACGAAACTTGGCACCTGGTCAAGAACACGCCCAAGGTCACCGATTTCCTGGGCGGCAAGGGCCGGCCCGTGCCGATCTCCGAGGCCGAGGCGCAGCGCATCCTGTACCAGGTCAAGGAAGGCGTCGACCGGCCGAAGCCGAGTGTCACCTTCGAGGTGGGCGAGCAGGTCCGTGTGTGCGACGGGCCGTTCAACTCGTTCAACGGCATGGTCGAGGAAGTCGACGAGGAACGCTCGCGGGTCAAGGTCGCGGTCAGCATCTTCGGACGCGCGACGCCCGTCGAATTGGAATACAGCCAGGTCGAAAAAGTATAG
- the secE gene encoding preprotein translocase subunit SecE yields MAKTNPAQFIQEVRQEAAKVTWPSRKETGVSTAMVFVMVIIAALFFLVVDQILQFGIRLVFGLGG; encoded by the coding sequence ATGGCAAAAACCAACCCGGCCCAGTTCATCCAGGAAGTCCGCCAAGAGGCGGCCAAGGTGACCTGGCCGTCGCGCAAGGAGACAGGCGTTTCCACCGCCATGGTCTTCGTCATGGTGATCATCGCCGCGCTGTTTTTCCTGGTCGTTGACCAGATCTTGCAGTTCGGCATTCGCCTTGTCTTCGGACTGGGGGGCTGA
- the tuf gene encoding elongation factor Tu encodes MAKEKFERNKPHCNIGTIGHVDHGKTSLTAAITKVLAETGGATYSAYDQIDKAPEEKARGITISTAHVEYETENRHYAHVDCPGHADYVKNMITGAAQMDGAILVVSAADGPMPQTREHILLARQVGVPALVVFMNKVDQVDDEELLELVEMEIRELLSSYDFPGDDIPIVKGSALAALEDSDVKTGHDAILELMRAVDEYIPQPDRPKDQPFLMPIEDVFSISGRGTVVTGRIERGVVKVGEEIEIVGIKDTTKTTCTGVEMFRKLLDQGEAGDNVGVLLRGTKREEVERGQVLAKPGSITPHTKFDCEAYILTKDEGGRHTPFFSNYRPQFYFRTTDVTGTVELPSGTEMVMPGDNISMVVNLIAPIAMDEGLRFAIREGGRTVGAGVVSKIIE; translated from the coding sequence ATGGCGAAAGAGAAGTTTGAACGTAATAAGCCGCATTGCAACATCGGCACGATCGGCCACGTTGACCACGGCAAGACGTCGTTGACGGCGGCGATCACGAAGGTTCTGGCGGAGACGGGCGGCGCGACGTATTCGGCGTACGACCAGATCGACAAGGCGCCGGAAGAGAAGGCGCGTGGGATCACGATCTCGACGGCGCACGTTGAATACGAGACGGAGAACCGCCACTACGCGCACGTCGACTGCCCCGGTCACGCGGATTATGTGAAGAACATGATCACGGGTGCGGCGCAGATGGACGGTGCCATTCTGGTTGTGTCGGCGGCTGACGGCCCGATGCCGCAGACGCGGGAGCACATCCTGCTGGCGCGTCAGGTCGGTGTTCCGGCGCTGGTGGTGTTCATGAACAAGGTCGACCAGGTTGACGACGAAGAGCTTCTTGAGCTTGTCGAGATGGAAATCCGGGAGCTTCTGTCGTCTTACGATTTCCCGGGCGACGACATTCCGATCGTCAAGGGTTCGGCTCTGGCGGCGCTGGAAGACAGCGACGTGAAGACCGGCCATGACGCGATCCTGGAGCTGATGCGTGCGGTTGACGAGTACATTCCGCAGCCGGATCGTCCGAAGGATCAGCCGTTCCTGATGCCGATCGAAGACGTGTTCTCGATCTCGGGCCGCGGCACGGTTGTGACGGGCCGCATTGAGCGCGGCGTTGTGAAGGTCGGCGAGGAAATCGAGATCGTCGGCATCAAGGACACGACGAAGACGACCTGCACGGGCGTTGAAATGTTCCGCAAGCTTCTGGATCAGGGCGAAGCGGGCGACAACGTTGGCGTGCTGCTGCGCGGCACGAAGCGTGAGGAAGTCGAGCGCGGCCAGGTTCTGGCCAAGCCGGGTTCGATCACGCCGCACACGAAGTTCGACTGCGAAGCCTACATCCTGACGAAGGACGAAGGCGGGCGTCACACGCCGTTCTTCTCGAACTATCGTCCGCAGTTCTACTTCCGCACGACGGACGTGACGGGCACGGTCGAGCTGCCGTCCGGCACGGAAATGGTCATGCCGGGTGACAACATCTCGATGGTCGTCAATCTGATCGCGCCGATCGCCATGGACGAAGGCCTGCGCTTCGCCATCCGCGAAGGCGGCCGCACCGTCGGTGCCGGCGTCGTTTCCAAGATCATCGAATAA
- the rlmB gene encoding 23S rRNA (guanosine(2251)-2'-O)-methyltransferase RlmB — MSKRKPHPKARFRAKPEDSHAPRGAGRAAWIYGRHAALAALLNPHRVISRIVAAPGQAEEVTAALRTKGAPPDRPPPETLDRRDIDALLPQGAVHQGLAVLSPPLDTPAVEDICARAGSATNALVLVLDQATDPHNVGAILRSAAAFGALAVIVQDRNAPEATGALAKAASGALETVPLVVATNLSRALEQLQAGGFWCLGLDGEAQTLIGDADLSGRIALVLGAEGAGLRRLVKEHCDLLVRIPIQSAMESLNLSNAAAVALYEAARRRPVLPPDSQ, encoded by the coding sequence ATGAGCAAGCGCAAGCCCCACCCCAAGGCCCGTTTCCGGGCGAAACCCGAGGACAGCCACGCCCCCCGCGGCGCCGGCCGCGCGGCCTGGATTTACGGCCGCCACGCCGCCCTTGCGGCCCTCCTCAACCCTCACCGCGTCATTTCCCGCATCGTCGCGGCCCCCGGCCAGGCCGAGGAGGTCACCGCCGCCCTGCGGACCAAGGGCGCCCCTCCGGACCGCCCGCCCCCGGAAACCCTGGACCGGCGGGATATCGACGCCCTGTTGCCCCAGGGCGCCGTGCATCAGGGCCTGGCCGTCCTGTCGCCGCCCCTGGACACGCCGGCGGTCGAAGACATCTGCGCCCGGGCGGGATCAGCGACCAATGCCCTGGTCCTGGTGCTCGATCAGGCGACCGATCCGCACAACGTGGGCGCCATTCTGCGTTCGGCGGCGGCGTTCGGCGCCCTGGCCGTGATCGTTCAGGACCGCAACGCGCCGGAGGCCACGGGCGCCCTGGCCAAGGCCGCCTCAGGCGCGCTCGAAACCGTGCCCCTGGTCGTCGCCACCAACCTGAGCCGCGCCCTGGAGCAGTTGCAGGCGGGCGGGTTTTGGTGTCTCGGCCTGGATGGCGAGGCCCAGACGCTGATCGGCGATGCCGACCTGTCCGGGCGTATCGCCCTGGTCCTGGGCGCCGAGGGGGCCGGCCTGCGCCGTCTGGTCAAGGAACACTGCGACCTTTTGGTCCGGATTCCCATCCAATCGGCCATGGAAAGCCTGAATCTGTCGAATGCGGCGGCCGTCGCCCTGTATGAAGCGGCCCGGCGACGTCCGGTCTTGCCTCCCGATAGTCAATAG
- a CDS encoding cyclic nucleotide-binding domain-containing protein, translated as MSERFDFTKMFRGDEEVKALKAGDVLFREGEPGDLMYVVKSGDMEIMVRNHVLEQAGPGCIVGELALVDNSPRSATVTAASDCEVIPVDRRGFAFMVQNTPFFALHVMGVLADRLRGMNARPLAD; from the coding sequence ATGTCCGAACGATTTGATTTCACCAAGATGTTTCGCGGTGACGAAGAGGTAAAGGCCCTTAAGGCCGGGGACGTTCTGTTCCGCGAGGGTGAACCGGGGGATCTGATGTATGTCGTGAAGTCGGGTGACATGGAGATCATGGTCCGCAATCACGTGCTGGAGCAGGCCGGGCCGGGCTGCATCGTCGGTGAACTGGCCCTGGTCGACAACAGTCCGCGCAGCGCCACCGTGACCGCGGCCTCCGATTGCGAGGTCATTCCCGTCGATCGCCGAGGCTTCGCCTTCATGGTCCAGAACACGCCGTTCTTCGCGCTCCATGTCATGGGCGTGCTCGCAGACCGCCTGCGGGGTATGAACGCGCGCCCCCTGGCGGATTAG